One segment of Zymoseptoria tritici IPO323 chromosome 2, whole genome shotgun sequence DNA contains the following:
- a CDS encoding putative ABC transporter (ABC transporter, ABC-C family, MRP type. TC3.A.1.208.These transporters mainly transport conjugated compounds and can be involved in metal resistance.) — protein sequence MSIARTRTLWLISSSNNAPLSATACVIFFALAALGVEFTGRKQKSTLKSCRPAPEHHSGFWSRTTFTWLWPLYRMGYSKIIYLDDLFALDTKIDSAQVHQDLVQSMQSSAGPLQGRFGLLIATSQAFAGSALSGALPRLCLTFFTFCQPFLLSKTVDWVGQVEPERAHGNGLIVAWTVILLGIAVSKSVYEYQSTRFATRIRGGLVALIYHRTLQCRVSESGEVTAVSVFVVGFLMNAIAFLFLTGKVAVSANKTQRLWLGKVQSRLKMMSIVLDGVKPWKMLGLDRQVFDLLETLREEEVMASQGYPNTPIVLAPTVTFALYVIIALYWQDTTLDVAQAFTSLALINLLVTPVVIFTQALPTVVQCLGCFDRIQEFCSYSKAPLHFAAAREDSRISRSRPHSSIALQPLDSAQDEHELKLNGENFSWGPSVPTVLSQVDFELKTGRTVAITGPIGSGKTSLLLAILGELRSQNGTVSSISSGVAYCAQAPWLQEGSIRHNVVGYSTWDPVWYETVKERCGLVEDMEWLPDRDDTEIGSNGTNLSGGQKHRVALARAVYSRNRVVMLDDIFSSMDVHASEKIFASLLGPEGLLRLQKASVILVTHSPLLASRTDEVVVLDSGKISTVQAPHRVAGISSTRHEVSTDEPTALEIRQKHPQSLVAKGQDVMEDQSRKKGNFALYSFYFRACGHLAVGGYFGFMTLWMFFTEFATVWMKWWSEANAIHPNANIGIYMSIYATFGVLGAICACTAAWPLLASIACGIQLIILLVFSRYLAIGVPVLASVLFGIQLLYLRTSRQMRLLGIEAKAPLYSYFQESIAGAVTIRAFKQQQHHWQHFCDLLDASQRPRYLQNCIQHCLEFALSTTSAGLGVTVVAIMVTWHKEFSAGDAGVSLVIVIGFGSMLISIKIKPHQHVAICGHSGSGKSALLLSMLKMVDIDSGSIVIDNIDLSTIGPSDVRRCINVIPQDPFLVPGSIRMNVDPWHKASDDVIREALVRVHLWVHVNALGGLDATAAEANFSAGQMQLLFLARALTRDTRVLLLDEAMSSVDLDTQGIMQDIIDTDFRQTTVLAVMHRLEHIKHYDKVVVLSKGRLTSYGDAANFEITDLLSAEP from the exons ATGAGCATTGCCCGAACGCGAACTCTGTGGCTCATAAGTTCATCGAATAACGCGCCGTTGTCTGCCACAGCATGCgtgatcttcttcgccttaGCAGCGCTCGGTGTCGAATTCACAGGACGCAAGCAGAAGTCGACCTTGAAGTCGTGTCGCCCTGCCCCGGAGCACCACAGCGGATTCTGGAGTCGAACGACTTTCACATGGCTTTGGCCGCTATATCGCATGGGCTATTCAAAGATTATATATCTTGACGATCTTTTCGCTTTGGACACCAAGATCGATAGCGCTCAGGTTCACCAAGATTTGGTGCAGTCGATGCAGTCGAGCGCGGGGCCACTTCAAGGAAGATTTGGTCTACTCATAGCCACGTCCCAGGCGTTCGCTGGCTCTGCCCTATCCGGTGCACTTCCTCGTCTATGCCTTACGTTTTTCACATTCTGCCAACCATTTCTTTTGAGCAAAACTGTCGATTGGGTTGGGCAGGTGGAACCGGAACGAGCGCATGGAAATGGTCTCATTGTTGCCTGGACTGTGATTCTGCTCGGCATCGCG GTGTCCAAATCAGTCTATGAGTACCAAAGCACCCGCTTTGCCACCAGGATTCGAGGCGGTCTTGTGGCGCTCATATATCATCGAACCTTACAATGCCGTGTATCGGAGTCAGGAGAAGTCACCGCAGTCTCGGTCTTTG TTGTCGGATTTCTCATGAACGCAATAGCATTCCTATTCCTGACTGGAAAAGTCGCGGTCTCCGCCAATAAAACTCAGAGGCTGTGGCTCGGCAAGGTTCAGAGCCGGCTCAAGATGATGTCGATTGTTCTCGATGGGGTCAAACCATGGAAGATGCTCGGTTTGGACAGGCAGGTCTTCGACCTCCTGGAAACTCTACGGGAAGAGGAGGTCATGGCCTCTCAGGGCTATC CAAACACACCAATCGTGCTCGCTCCAACCGTTACATTTGCCCTTTATGTCATTATCGCGCTATACTGGCAAGACACCACTCTCGACGTTGCGCAGGCCTTCACCTCGCTGGCACTGATAAATCTTTTGGTCACGCCGGTCGTAATCTTTACACAGGCATTGCCAACAGTTGTCCAATGCCTGGGTTGTTTCGACAGAATCCAGGAGTTTTGCAGCTACTCGAAGGCTCCACTGCATTTCGCTGCTGCAAGGGAAGACAGCAGAATATCTCGGAGTCGGCCCCACTCGAGCATAGCGCTGCAACCTCTGGACTCAGCACAGGACGAACATGAGCTTAAGCTCAACGGTGAAAACTTTAGCTGGGGACCATCAGTACCGACTGTCCTTAGCCAAGTGGACTTCGAGCTCAAGACCGGAAGGACTGTCGCCATTACTGGGCCTATAGGCAGTGGCAAAACCTCACTTCTCCTGGCAATTCTGGGAGAGCTGAGGTCACAGAATGGTACTGTCAGTTCGATTTCGTCTGGCGTTGCGTACTGCGCACAGGCTCCGTGGCTTCAAGAAGGCAGCATTCGGCACAACGTCGTGGGCTACTCAACTTGGGATCCCGTGTGGTACGAAACGGTCAAGGAACGATGCGGCCTTGTCGAGGACATGGAATGGCTGCCTGACCGCGATGACACAGAGATAGGGAGCAACGGCACGAATCTGAGTGGAGGGCAGAAGCACCGAGTT GCGCTAGCACGAGCTGTATATTCTCGGAACAGAGTCGTCATGCTGGACGACATCTTCAGCAGTATGGACGTACATGCCAGCGAGAAGATCTTTGCAAGCCTTTTGGGACCTGAAGGTCTTTTGCGCCTGCAGAAGGCATCAGTGATCCTTGTTACTCACAGTC CATTGCTAGCATCGAGAACGGATGAAGTGGTCGTCCTTGATTCGGGCAAAATATCCACTGTTCAGGCACCGCACCGTGTGGCCGGGATCAGCTCTACCCGCCATGAAGTCTCTACAGATGAACCCACCGCGCTCGAGATCCGACAGAAACATCCCCAGTCACTGGTCGCGAAGGGGCAAGATGTCATGGAAGATCAATCTCGCAAGAAAGGGAACTTTGCCCTATACAGCTTTTACTTCCGAGCTTGTGGTCATCTCGCGGTTGGAGGCTACTTTGGCTTCATGACTTTATGGATGTTCTTCACAGAATTTGCAA CGGTGTGGATGAAGTGGTGGTCTGAGGCCAATGCAATTCACCCGAACGCAAACATTGGGATATACATGTCAATTTACGCAACCTTTGGCGTCCTCGGAGCCATCTGCGCCTGTACTGCTGCTTG GCCACTATTGG CTTCTATCGCATGCGGCATACAACTCATTATCCTGCTAGTTTTCTCCCGCTACCTCGCGATTGGAGTACCCGTTCTGGCATCAGTACTATTCGGGATCCAGCTGCTCTATCTCAGGACTTCTAGGCAAATGCGCCTACTCGGAATCGAAGCGAAGGCACCGCTCTATTCGTACTTTCAAGAGTCTATCGCTGGTGCCGTAACGATCCGTGCGTTCAAGCAGCAACAGCATCACTGGCAGCATTTTTGCGATCTGCTTGATGCGTCTCAGAGGCCACGTTACCTGCAGAATTGCATACAGCACTGCCTTGAGTTCGCACTTAGCACCACCTCGGCTGGACTCGGAGTTACTGTCGTTGCAATAATGGTGACTTGGCATAAGGAATTCAGCGCCGGCGATGCTGGCGTGAGTCTTGTAATTGTCATTGGCTTTGGCTCAATGCTA ATATCGATCAAGATTAAACCTCATCAACACGTTGCAATCTGCGGTCACTCTGGCTCTGGAAAGTCGGCGCTCCTTCTGAGCATGCTCAAAATGGTCGACATCGATTCTGGAAGCATTGtcatcgacaacatcgacctCTCAACGATCGGGCCATCAGATGTGCGTCGATGCATCAACGTCATTCCACAAGACCCCTTTCTGGTCCCTGGTTCGATTCGTATGAATGTCGACCCATGGCATAAGGCATCGGACGACGTTATCAGAGAAGCTCTTGTTCGAGTGCACCTGTGGGTTCACGTCAATGCGCTTGGTGGGCTAGATGCCACCGCGGCTGAGGCGAATTTCTCAGCCGGACAGATGCAACTACTTTTCCTCGCGCGAGCATTGACTAGAGACACCAGAGTCCTCCTACTCGACGAGGCGATGAGCAG CGTTGATCTAGACACACAAGGTATCATGCAGGACATCATTGACACGGACTTCAGACAGACGACAGTGCTGGCCGTCATGCATCGACTAGAACACATCAAGCACTACGACAAGGTTGTCGTTCTCAGCAAAGGTCGCTTGACGTCGTATGGCGACGCCGCAAATTTTGAGATAACGGACCTCTTGTCCGCGGAGCCATAG